Part of the Novosphingobium sp. ZN18A2 genome, ACCAATTACGTGAACTTCGTGGGCTTCAACGCGTGGTTCGGCCTCGATACCGGGTTCGAAGCGGTACGCGTGACCGAATGGAGCGAGCCGCAGGCGGTGATCGGCAGCTATCTCCAGCGGTATGCCTATCCGGATGACTACAAGAAGTTCGTTGCCGAAGGGCGCGAGTTGAAGAGCCGCACGACCGGCAAGATCTTCGGCAAGGATTTCTCCGGCGAGGAAGGCAATCGCGAGACCTACCTGAACACCACGCAAGGCACGAAGGACGCGGTCCGCTGCCTCCAGATGCGCGGCGAATACATGTTCGTGGCCGAAGGGAAGGGCGGTTTCCGCGCCTATGACATCGCGTCGATCGGCAACAAGGCGTTTTCGGAGCGCATCATTTCGGCGCCGTTCTCGCCGCTGGGCCATGACACGCACGTCAAGACCACAGACGCGACCTGCATGGCGCTGCCCACGAACCAGAACATCGCGCCCACGCGCAACACGCCCGAACTGCGCAAGGTGAACCAGGAACAGCCGTTCTCGCCCGTCTATCACTATGCCTTCATCACCGACCGGGTAGAGGGCCTGATCGCGGTGAACGTGGATACGCTGGCCGATGGCGAGTTCCGCAACAACTTCTTCTCGCGCCAGTTCACCTTCAATCCGGACGGTGTGCTGACGGGCGCGCGGCACATCACGCTGGCGGGCGATTATGCCTATATCGTGACCGACAAGGCGCTCGTCACCGTGCACCTGCCCAAGCCGTGGTCCCCGCAAAAGCCGTGTGAGGTTGCCGATCCGCTGAAGCACAAGAATGGCGAGACCTGCCTCGATCCCAAGGTTACATCGGTCGTCCCGCTCGACGATCCGCGCGCATCGGCGCTGCAGTTCCGCTATCTGTGGGTGACGACCGCGCACGGGCTGGAAGTAATGGACGTCACCGACATGGCGCATCCCAGGGAAGTGCCCGGGGCAACGGTGCCGCTCGACGATGCGCAGCGCGTCTATGTCGCGCGGACATATGCCTATGTCGCGGCGAAGAAGCAGGGTCTGGTGATCGTGGACGTGACCGATCCGATCAAGCCCAGGATCTACCAGCAGTTCACCGCCGGCGGGAAACTGGACGATGCCGAAGACGTGATCGTGGGGTCAACCAACGCATCGGCGTTCGCCTATGTCGCGGACGGGAAGAACGGTGTGAAGGTGATCCAGCTGACATCGCCGGAAAGCCAGCCCGGCTTCTACGGTTTCGCGCCCGAGCCCAAGCCGGAACTGATCGCCTGGGCGAAAACGCCCAGCCCGGCGCTGGCCCTGTCGAAGGGGCTGGACCGCGACCGCGGCGTTGACGAGACGGGCGGCCAGATCGCGATCTTCGGCCGGCTGGGCGCGCGTCCCTTCAACCGCAAGGAGATGGAGACGCTGTTCCTCAATTCGAAGCGGCAGCCCTACAAGGTGTCGAACAGCGTGGACATGACCCTGTGGGTCGATGCGACACCCGAGAAACCGCCGCTGCTGGCCAAAAGCGACCAATAGCGGCGATCTCGCTGGCGAACACAGGCTGGCCGTCAACTCTCGTCCAGCAGCAGCAGTTCGATCCGCACGACAAGCCGGGGGGCGGGAACCATCCTGTGATCCACCCGGCAAACCGTCGCATCCGCGACGAGCGTCCCCGGCAGCGTGAATTCGTGATCGGGCAGGGCTGCGATGAAATTCTCGCCGTCATGCGAAACGGCGCAGCCGTCGAACGATAGCGTGAATGCGTGGCGTGACCCGGCAAAGGTGACGCTCGCCCAGGGTGTTTCGCTGTGGTCCAGGATTTCGGCGCGCGGCCCCGCCAGTACGCGGATCGCACGGCCCAGGCGCTCGCCTGTGGACAGGCGGCGGCGCGGCGTGCGGGCGAGGGCGAGGGCGGTGTCATGCTGCATCGGACGTCTCCCGAAGATAGATGTTCATGAAATGTTCCACACGTTCCGTCATCGCGCGGCGGGGCTCGCGACCGTTGCGCAAATCGCCGATCAGACGCGGATCGTGGGCGGCGAGCCGGCCAAAGCGCGTTTCGGCCATTCCGGTCTGGCGAAGGAACTTCTCTATCTGGCGCAAGAGCATGGCCAAGCGACTCCCTGGAGGTTGGATAGGATTTTTCCGGTGTTGACGTTTAAATCCTACAAGTCTAGGAAAAATCCTTCGATATCGGAGTGAGGCCCAGCCGGAGCCGGTCAATGGTTGACGATCCTTCAGATGGCGCTGCGCGATCGCGCCTGCTGCAATTGTCGGGCGAGAAGGGCGTAAGCCTTTCCGCGCTTTCGGCGATGATCGGGCGCAATCCCTCGTATTTGCAGCAGTTCGTGCGCAAGGGCTCTCCCAAGCGGCTGGAAGAGCGGGATCGCCACGTGCTTGCGCAATTCCTTGGCGTGGACGAGGCGGAGCTTGGCGCGCCCGAACACTTGCGCGAACGCGTTGCGCCCGCGGGCAGGGCCGCGCGCAAGGGGGCGGACTGGATCGACGTGCCGCGCCTGCCGCTTGGCGCTTCTGCAGGGCCGGGTGCCTTCGCGAGCGGCGAGGCGCCCGAAGGACAGCTTCGATTCTCTGCCGCATGGCTTTCGCGCAACGGGTTTGCGCCGGGCAGCCTCAGCGTGATCGCGGTGGAAGGCGATTCGATGGAACCCACCTTGCGCGACGGGGACGAGATTCTGGTGGACCGCAGCCCGGCGCCCTTGCGTGCGGGCATCCACGTGATCCGGCTGGACGACATGCTGCTGGTAAAGCGGCTGGAACCTGCAGGACCGGACACGATACGCGTGATCAGCGACAACCCCGCCTATGGCCGGGGCGAGCATCCCCTGGGCGACGTCCGGGTGATCGGCCGCGTGGTGTGGAAGGGCGGGCGGCTGTAAAGCCCGACCTTGGCGTTGCAATCGCCGCGCATTGCCGCCATCTCGTCAGCATGACCGAAGCATCCCGGACCGCCGAACCGCCCATGCGCGTGGCCATCGTACCCGTCACCCCGCTCCAGCAGAACTGCACGCTGGTGTGGTGCACGAAGACCAAGAAGGCGGCATTCATCGATGCAGGCGGCGATCTGGACCGGTTGAAGCAGGCGGCCGAAAAGGCGGGCGTGACGGTAGAAAAGCTGCTCGTCACCCACGGCCATATCGATCACTGCGGCGGAACGGCCAAACTGGCGCGCGAACTGGGCGTGCCGATCGAAGGGCCGCAGGAAGCGGACCGCTTCTGGATTTCGCGGCTTGGAGACGATGGCGCTAAATACGGGATCGACGGCGAAGTGTTCGAACCGGCCCGCTGGCTGGAAGACGGCGATACCGTGACCATCGGCGACCTGACGCTGGACGTGATCCATTGTCCGGGCCACACGCCGGGGCACGTGGTTTTCTATCACGCGCCCAGCCACTTCGCGATCGTTGGCGACGTTCTGTTCCAGGGATCGATCGGTCGCACCGACTTCCCGATGGGCAACCACCAGGACCTGATCGATTCGATCACGAAGAAGCTCTGGCCGCTGGGCAACGACGTTACGTTCGTGCCCGGCCACGGCCCGCACAGCACATTCGGGCGTGAGCGCCAGACCAATGCTTTCGTCAGCGATTACGCATTGAGCTGAGGCCCGGCCGGGCCAACGGCCTACCAGCCGGCTGCGATCGCCACGGCCCAGCCGGCAAGGCCAAGCTGGGTGAGGAAGGTCACCATCGTGCCGATCGAGCGGCCGGTGGCGAATCCCTTTCCGTCCATGCCAACGCCATGCGCCACGCGGCCCAGCAGATAGATAGCGGCCACCGCCATCAGCACCGGGCTCCAGTGCGTTTGCGCAAATTCGATTCCGCCGATCAGCAACAGCACCAGCGGCGTGTTTTCGGCGAAGTTCAACTGGGCGCGCATCCGGCGGGTCAGCATCTCGTTGCCACCGTCGCCGATGCTGATCTTTTCGCTGGTGCGCACTTGTCCCACGCGGACGGCAAGCCACAGGTTGATAACGGCCGCGGCAGCAACCGCGGTAAGCGTGATCGGCAGAACCATTGTCGGGAAACTCCCCCCTTGCGCCGCCCGATTGGCGGTCGATGCGCCTTGATAGCCGCGCGGGCCTTGCATTGCGACGGAAAATCCGTATAGGCGCCGTTCGCCCGCGGTGGGATTTCCCCGTTCGTTGCCGAACCTTCGCGCAAGTCTGCGCAGGGGTTGTGTAGTGGATGGGTTCGGCCTATCGCAGAATTCGAACAGCATTTCGCAAGTATTCAGGAACAGGTGCCGAAATGGCCGTCCCCAAGAGGAAAGTCTCCCCGTCCCGTCGCGGCATGCGCCGCAGCCACGATGCGCTGAAGGCGGAAGCCTTTCACGAGTGCTCGAATTGTGGCGAGCTGAAGCGCCCGCACAATCTGTGCCCGTCCTGCGGTCACTACAACGGTCGCGAAGTAATCGCCGTCGGCCTCTAAGGCCGTTTCCTTGGAGTTTGTCACGTCATGAGCCTGCCGCGTATCGCCGTCGATGCGATGGGCGGAGATGAAGGCGTTCGCGTGATGATCGAAGGGGCGGCGCTTGCGCGTCGCCGCCACGATCGCTTCAAGTTCCTGTTGGTAGGCGACGAAACGCGCATTCGCGCGGCGCTTGAAAACCATCCCAATCTGAAGGGCGCGTCGGAGATTCTCCACGCGCCCGATGTCGTGTCGGGCGAAGAGAGGCCGACGCAGGCGCTTCGCCGCGCCAAGACGACGTCGATGGGCCTGGCAATCGATGCGGTGAAACAGGGCAAGGCCGGTGCCGCCGTCAGCGCGGGCAATACCGGCGCGCTTATGGCGATGAGCAAGCTGGCCCTGCGCACGATGCCGGGAATCGACCGTCCCGCGCTTGCGGCGCTGATTCCGACGTTGGGCGATAACGATCTGGTGATGCTGGATCTTGGCGCGAACACGGAATGCGATGCCCGCAACCTTGTCCAGTTCGCGATCATGGGCGCGGCCTATGCGCGCATCCTTCACGATCTTGACCAGCCGCGCGTGCGCCTTCTCAACATCGGCACCGAAGAAACCAAGGGCACCGATGCGCTGCGCGATGCGTCGGAACAGCTGCGCGACGCGAGCGGCGACCTGGCGATGTCGTTCGACGGCTTCACCGAAGCCGACAAGATTTCGCGCGGCGACGTGGACGTGGTCGTGACCGACGGGTTTTCCGGCAATATCGCGTTGAAGGCGGTAGAGGGCGCGGCGCGTTTCGTGGGCGACCTTCTGAAGCGCAGCTTCGCATCGTCGCTGCGTTCGAAGATCGGCTTCCTGATCTCGCGCCCGGCAACCGAACTGCTGCGCCACCACCTCGATCCCAACAACCACAACGGCGCGGTCTTCCTGGGGCTCAACGGCGTTATCGTGAAAAGCCACGGCAGCGCCACGGCGCTGGGCGTGGCCAATGCCGTAGCGGTTGCGGCGCGCCTTCTGGAAGACGACCTGACCCACCGGATCGCGGCCGACCTGGAACGGGTTGGTGAAGACGCGATCCGCCAGCCCGTGGTGCGCCGCACCGCGCAGAAAGGCGAACCTGCGTGACCATCCGTTCTGTTATCAAGGGCAGCGGGTCGGCCTTGCCCGCGCGCGCGGTTCCCAATGCCGAAATGGCGGAAATGGTGGACACCACCGACGAATGGATCGTCGAGAGGACCGGCATCCGCAATCGTTATATCGCGGGTGAGGGTGAAACCACGTCCACCCTGGCCACCGGCGCCGCGCGCAAGGCGTGCGAGGCGGCAGGCGTCGATCCGGCGAGCGTGGACATGATCGTTGTCGCAACCGCAACGCCCGACCAGACATTTCCCGCCACCGCGACGATCGTCCAGCAGGCGCTGGGCTGTACCGGCGGGATCGCGTTTGACGTGGCCGCCGTGTGCACCGGCTTCCTCTATGCGCTGGGCGTTGCCGACAGCATGATCCGCACCGGAATGGCGAAGCGCGCGCTGGTCATCGGTGCCGAAACGTTCAGCCGCATCCTCGACTGGGAAGATCGCACCACCTGCGTGCTGTTTGGCGACGGGGCGGGGGCGATCCTGCTCGAATCGGCGGACGTCGACGAAGCCGATCCGCGCGCGCCCGGCATCATTGCCACCCGGCTTCATGCCGACGGCAGCCACAACCAGCTGCTCTATGTGGATGGCGGCCCGTCGAGCACCGGCACCGTGGGCAAGCTGCGGATGAAGGGGCGTGAGGTTTTCCGCCATGCGGTGGTCAACCTGGCCCAAGTTCTGGAAGAAGTGCTTGCCGAAGCGGGCAAGACGGCGGCCGATCTCGACTGGGTTGTGCCGCACCAGGCCAATTCGCGCATTCTGGATGCCACCGCGCGCAAGCTGGGCCTGCCGCCCGAAAAGGTGATCGTCACCGTGGATCAGCACGCGAACACAAGCGCAGCCTCCGTGCCGCTGGCTTTCGACTCGGCGATGCGCGATGGCCGGATCAAGCCCGGAGATCTCGTGATGTTTGAGGCCATGGGGGGCGGATTTACCTGGGGCGCATCGCTCGTCAGGCTCTGAATGCCCCTTTGAGTCCAATTTTGATACGAAAAATCCCTTCAATGCCAGCGCATTGATTTGCGTTCCCACCGTTTCGGGTTATGTTAGCCAAGGGTAATTGATTTGGTGGGAGAACGAAGGGGATGCGTTCTGTCGGAACATTGACGCGGGCGGACCTTGCGGAAAGCATCAATCGCCGGGTCGGATTGTCGCGCGCGGATTCGCTAGAAATGGTGGAATCCATTCTGGACGAGATGTGTGACGCGCTCGAAAAGGGCGAAAACGTCAAGATCTCGGGTTTCGGGACATTCCTCTTGCGAGACAAGACCGAACGGATCGGGCGCAATCCCAAGACGGGCGTCGAAGTGCCAATCACGCCGCGCCGCGTGCTTACGTTCCGGGCCAGCCAGATGCTGAAGGACCGCATCTGCACCGAAGAATGACCGACCAGCCTTCTCTCGATTTCCAGGATGACAAGGAACCTGACGCGCTGCGCACGATCGGCGAGGTGGCAAAGGCGTTCGGAATAAAGCAGCACGTGCTGCGCTATTGGGAAGAACAGTTCCCGCAGCTGAAACCGCTGACCCGTGCGGGCGGACGGCGATACTATCGTCCCGAAGACGTGGAGCTGATCCAGGAAATCAGCAGGCTGCTCTATCAGGAAGGTTACACCATTCGGGGTGCGCGCCATGTCCTTGGCGGGCGCAAACGCGTCGCGCGCGAAGGCGCGACGCAGCCTGATGCCGGTCAATCGCAAGGTGGCCGGGCCGATGCCGCGCTTGTGCGCAAGTTGCAGAATATCCGCGCCGATCTGGCCGCTGCACTGGCCGCCGCAGGTTGAATCTTCGATTGGCGGTTAGCGGCGCCAGCCACTGAGCGTGAGGATTTCGAACGTTTCCGTAACGCGGCCTTGTTCATCCGCCAGTTCGTCAAACGCATCCAGCGCCCGCGCATGGGCCGCCTTGCCCAGTGCCGGCCCGTGCTTTGCAAGCACATTCTGCTGGCCCTGCGCGCGCACGTCGGCAACCAGCGAGGCGAGAGAGCCGAAGCGTACCGAAAGGCTGCGGCTGTCGATAACCGGATCGTCAAACCCGCAACGCTGGAGAAGTTGCCCGCCCGCGCGCACGTCAACCATGGGGTGAAGGCGCGGGGCAGGGCGCTCTGCATCGGCAGCAGCCATGATCTCGCGCAGGGCGGGCAGGCTTCCCGCGCCGGCGAAACTTGCAATCATCAACCCGCCCGGCGCCAGTGCGGCGCGCAAGTGCAGCAGGGCGCCGGGAAGGTCATTCACCGTGTCCAGCGTGCCGAAGCTGGTAACAAGCTGGAACCCGCCGCCGGGCAGGGGCTGTTCTTCGTCAATCGCCTGCTCGCCGCTTACGGGAAGCGGATCGGCGCGATCCACTTCCACGCCGCGCGCGTCCAGCGTTTGCGCCAGTGTGCCGGTCCAGTCTCCGATGACCAGCGCCGACTTTGGCTCGTGCCGCAGGAAATCCAGGCGCTCGATCACGTCCTCGGTCATGTCGTCGAGCAGGTAACGCGCGGCGTCCGGCGATTGTTGCATCCGGTGCAGGCGGCGACGCACCGCAAGGCGGCGGCGCGGTGAAAATATCGTGGGGGGCAAAGCCATCGATTTCGCGACTGCCCGTATCCGCGCCACTTGCCAAGGGGCCGCAGGCACGAAAAGGTCAATCGCATGGCCCTTGCCGCTTCGTTTGCGCCCGTTGTGGACTTTGTTTTTCCGCCGCGCTGCCCATTGTGCGGCGATGCGCTGGCCGCGCAGGGCGGGCTTTGCCTGTCTTGCTGGAGCGGGCTTGTGATTCCCGGAGAGCCAAGCTGTTCGAAGTGCCAGCGCCCGCTGGGGAACGTCGTCGAGCGAGGTCATTCCGTTTGCGCTCCATGCATGGCGATGCCGCCGAAGCATGGGGGTATCCACGCGGCAACGCTCTACAACGATACCGCCCGGCAGCTTGTGCTGGCCTTCAAGCACGGGCGGCGAATCGGACTGTCGGCGCTGCTCGGCCGGCTGATTGCCGCGAGGATTCCTGAACTTGACGGCGAATGGCTGGTTGTCCCGGTGCCGCTGCATCGCTGGCGCTTGTGGTCGCGCGGGTTCAACCAGTCGGCCATGCTCGCGCGCGAGGTATCGCGCCGCACCGGCCATCGCCTGCTGGTCGATGCCTTGCTGCGCACGCGGCGGACGCCCGCGCTGGGCGGCCTGTCACGCAAGGCGCGCGCAAAAACGCTATCCGGCGCGATCGTCGGCAATCCGCGCCAAATTGCAAGGTTGAAGGGCGCGCGCGTCCTGCTGGTCGACGATGTGCTGACAAGTGGTGCAACGTCCGGCGCGTGCATTGCCGCCTTGCGCAGGGCCGGTGCGCGCGATGTGCGCATCGCCTGCTTCTCGCGCGTTCTGGACGAGGCGCTTGATCATGCCGCTACGGCGGTTGAGTCGGGAACTGGAGGGCCGGAACCAGAGGGGGCACATAAGAAAACGCCCGGGAGCGGATGCTCCCGGGCGCCGTCGTGACGAAATTCTCGGCGTCCGTGCCTAGGCCCGGATCGACGGCCCCCCGACCGTCTCGCCATTATCCCTCACCGTCAGCATTCCCGTCCTCATGCCCCCAATTCGACCGGGTCGGACGCTGACCACTTTCCCTGAACATTGGCGCACATGCGCCGCCTTTCGGCGGTTCAGTTGCACGGTTCCCTCAAACCGCAGAGCATTTGTTGCCGAGCAAGCGCGCGGATGAAAGGGCTTCGTGCGGGAACTGTGGATTTTGGCGTCTCCCTGTGGTTATCGTGCAACAAAAGCTGCTGCAGAGCAGGCACTTGCGAAAGGCTATAACCATTTCCGACCGATCCGAGACCGAATTGCGCGAACAGGGGGACCGATTCATGCCCCGTTTCGATGCCGCGGGCCTGCTTACGGCTGTCGCCATCGACGTGAACAGCGGGCGTTTGCTGATGCTGGCGCACATGAATCGCGAAGCCGTGGACAAGACCGTCGAGACCGGATTCGCGCACTTCTTCTCCCGGTCGCGCGGCAGGCTGTGGATGAAGGGGGAGAGTTCCGGCCACGTCCTGAAAGTCCGCGAAATCCGCGTCGATTGCGACCAGGATGCCGTCGAACTGCGAGTCGAACCTGCCGGCCCTGCGTGCCACACGCTGGCAACCAGCTGCTTCTACCGGAAGCTGGGCGCGGATGGCCGACTCGAGCGGATCGAGGATTGACGTTTACGTAAAGGTGAATTAGCGCGGGCGCATGTCGACGCCTGATGCCGCAAAGCACCCTGAGCGGGAGCGCCAGACCGGATATCTCGATCATCCGGATGCCCAGGCGCGCGAGCAATACACGATCTCCGACCTGTCGACCGAATTCGGCGTAACCGCCCGCGCGCTTCGTTTCTATGAGGACGAAGGGCTGATCGCGCCGACGCGTTCCGGGCTGTCGCGCATCTATTCCAAGCGGGATCGCGCGCGGCTGGCGTGGATCATGCGCGCCAAGAACGTGGGTTTCAGCCTTGGCGAGATCCGCGACATGATCGACCTTTACGATCGCGACGACGGCCGTGCGGAACAACGCCGCTTCACGATAGAAAAATGCCGCGAACGGGTGGAAGCGCTCAGGCGCCAGCAGGCGGATATCGCCGATACGATCGATGAACTCACCGGATTCATCGACCTGGTGGTAGAACGCGAACGCGCCGAGGGCCGCGATCCGGATTCGTGGACCACGGACAACACAAAGCCGAATACACCAGACAAGGACTGACCATGCCCACCTACAAGGCGCCGACCGGCGACACGCGTTTCATCGTCAACGAAGTGCTGGACATTGAAAGCTACGGGAACCTGCCGGGCTTCGAGAATGCCACGCGCGACATGATTGACGCGATCATCGAGGAAGGCGGTCGTTTCGCTTCCGAAGTCTTCGCGCCATTGAACCAGGTGGGCGACCAGGAAGGCTGCACCCGCAACGCGGACGGGTCCGTGACGACGCCCACCGGGTTCAAGGAAGCCTATGCGAAGTATCGCGAAGGCGGCTGGGGCACCTTGTCCGCGCCGGCCGAGTTCGGCGGGCAGGGGCTGCCGCACGTGCTGGGCTTCGTTATGGAGGAATACCTTGCCACCGCGAACCATGCGCTGGCGATGTATCCGGGACTTGCCAACGGCGCGGTCAGTGCGATCCTTGCCAAGGGATCGCCCGAACAGCATGCGAAGTACCTTCCGAAGATGATCTCTGGCGAATGGCTGGGGACGATGAACCTGACGGAGCCGCACTGCGGCACCGACCTGGGCCTGATTCGCACCAAAGCCGAACCGCAGGCCGATGGCTCCTATGCCATCAGCGGTACGAAGATCTTCATCTCGGCCGGCGAAAACGACCTTGTCGACAACATCATCCACCTCGTGCTCGCCAAGACGCCGGGCGCGCCGGAATCGTCGAAAGGTATCTCGCTGTTCATCGTTCCCAAGGTACTGGTGAACGATGACGGATCGCTGGGCGAACGCAACGCGGTTTCGTGCGGGTCGATCGAACACAAGATGGGCATCCACGGCAACGCGACCTGCGTGATGAATTACGATGGCGCCAAGGGCTGGATCGTGGGCGAAGAGTGCAAGGGCCTTGCCGCGATGTTTATCATGATGAACGCCGCGCGCCTTGGCGTTGGCATCCAGGGGCTTGGCCAGGCCGAAGTCGCTTACCAGAACGCGGTGACGTATGCGCAGGAACGTCGCCAGGGCCGCGCGCTGACCGGCCCGGCAGAGCCCGACCAGAAGGCCGACCCGATTTTCGTCCACCCCGATGTGCGCCGCATGCTGATGGATGCGAAGGCATTTACCGAAGGTATGCGTGCCCTGTGCATGTGGGGCGCGCTGCAGGTGGACCTGAGCCACAAGGCCGCGACCGAGGAAGAGCGCCAGCTGGCCGATGACCTGATCAGCCTGATGACCCCGGTCATCAAGGGATACGGCACCGACATGGGATATGCCACGGCCACCAACATGCAGCAGATTTATGGCGGGCACGGCTATATCAAGGAGTGGGGCATGGAGCAGTTCGTGCGCGATGCCCGCATCGCCATGATCTACGAAGGCGCCAACGGAATCCAGGCGATGGACCTGTGCGGTCGCAAGCTGGCGATGAACGGCGGGCGTGCTATCCAGGCTTTCTTCAAGCTGGTGGACGACGAATGCGCGGAAACCGGCGGGAACGAAACCGTCGCCGCCGTTGCCGAAAGGCTTGCCAGGGCGAATGGCGAACTGAAGGCCGCAACGATGTGGTTCATGCAGAACGCCATGGCTGACCGCAATTCGCTGGGTGCGGGCGCCTATGCCTATATGACGGCGATGGGCATCGTCTCGATCGGGCTGATGTGGCTGAAGGTTGCCAAGGTGGCCGCCGCGAAGCTGGAATCGGGCGAAGGCAACACGGCGTTCTACGAAGCCAAGCTTGTCACCGCGAAGCACTTTGCGCTGCGCTCGATGCCGCAGGCCGGCGCGCTGCGGCGTGAGATCGAAGCGGGCGGAGAAACCGTGATGGCGCTGCCGGTCGAGGCATTCGCCACGGCCTGACGGGCATTTCCCGAAACGTGAAATAGCGCCCCTGCCTTTCTCCCAAGCGGGAAGGGCAGGGGCGCCGTTTCTATCCGAATATTTCGTCGAAGAATGAAAGCATCGCGGCCCAGCTCTGCCGGTCGGCGCTGGCATCGTATTTCACCGCGTCCATGCCGCGGCTGTCGCTTTCGGGATCGGTGAAGCCGTGCCTTGCGTTTGAATAGACGTGCAAGTGCCAAAAAGCGCCCGCGGCGTCCATTTCTTCTTCAAAAGCAGCAACTTGTTCGCGCGGAACCAACGGGTCTTTGTCGCCGTGGCAGACGAGGATACGCGGCGTGATGCGGTCACCGTCGCGCGCCGGCCGGTCCGACGAGAGGATGCCGTGAAAAATGGCGACGGCTTTCAGGTCTTGCCCCGCGCGGGCCAGTTCCAGCACCGCCTGGCCGCCCATGCAGAAGCCGATTGCGGCAACCGGAAGACCCTTTGCCGCATCATGTCCCGCCAGCGTGGCCAGGTTTGCTGAAAGCCGCGTGCGATAGTGGTCCACATCGGCGCGCAAGCTGTCTGCAAGCGCGCGCACGCGCTCCGGCTCCTGGGGCACTTCGCCATAGAAATCGGCGATCATGGCCAGATAGCCGGCGTCCGCCAGCATCTGCGCGCGCCGTTCGATCGCCGGGCGCAGGTTCGCGATCGTGGGAAACACAAGAACCGCTGCGCGCGGCTTTCCGGCGGGCCGGCAAAGCCAGCCGGTAAGCGCGGTTTCGCGGTCTCGGAATTCGATCCTTTCCAGCATTCGCGATTTACTCCGGCAAGAAATCGGGCACCGACAGGTATCGTTCGCCGGTATCGTAGTTGAAGCCCATTACGCGCGCGCCTGCG contains:
- a CDS encoding acyl-CoA dehydrogenase C-terminal domain-containing protein, whose translation is MPTYKAPTGDTRFIVNEVLDIESYGNLPGFENATRDMIDAIIEEGGRFASEVFAPLNQVGDQEGCTRNADGSVTTPTGFKEAYAKYREGGWGTLSAPAEFGGQGLPHVLGFVMEEYLATANHALAMYPGLANGAVSAILAKGSPEQHAKYLPKMISGEWLGTMNLTEPHCGTDLGLIRTKAEPQADGSYAISGTKIFISAGENDLVDNIIHLVLAKTPGAPESSKGISLFIVPKVLVNDDGSLGERNAVSCGSIEHKMGIHGNATCVMNYDGAKGWIVGEECKGLAAMFIMMNAARLGVGIQGLGQAEVAYQNAVTYAQERRQGRALTGPAEPDQKADPIFVHPDVRRMLMDAKAFTEGMRALCMWGALQVDLSHKAATEEERQLADDLISLMTPVIKGYGTDMGYATATNMQQIYGGHGYIKEWGMEQFVRDARIAMIYEGANGIQAMDLCGRKLAMNGGRAIQAFFKLVDDECAETGGNETVAAVAERLARANGELKAATMWFMQNAMADRNSLGAGAYAYMTAMGIVSIGLMWLKVAKVAAAKLESGEGNTAFYEAKLVTAKHFALRSMPQAGALRREIEAGGETVMALPVEAFATA
- a CDS encoding dienelactone hydrolase family protein, translated to MLERIEFRDRETALTGWLCRPAGKPRAAVLVFPTIANLRPAIERRAQMLADAGYLAMIADFYGEVPQEPERVRALADSLRADVDHYRTRLSANLATLAGHDAAKGLPVAAIGFCMGGQAVLELARAGQDLKAVAIFHGILSSDRPARDGDRITPRILVCHGDKDPLVPREQVAAFEEEMDAAGAFWHLHVYSNARHGFTDPESDSRGMDAVKYDASADRQSWAAMLSFFDEIFG